The Besnoitia besnoiti strain Bb-Ger1 chromosome Unknown contig00043, whole genome shotgun sequence genome segment tcaaagctcgaatttcagataaaagagctaagttaatgagagaggacataaatactaacaaaccaccggttttggatgggattacttttaacaccgcataatatgctaaaaagtaccattcaggtacgatatgaagcggagttacaaaccggttcactggtatggagttatctgggtgcgataattcgacatagctgtgatgttaaggagcataggagatgctacacgcctttaattggtactgcattgatataattatcgtacaagcactcagctagttattgagagacactcacgagccaaaaccataacttcgtaatctcaatggtttgtgatagaaccataacacaatgatctttacacagttcaaccctgtattataaaatccagtagactcatgtccttgtcgtttatataaatctattaatgcttgtcaagttccttgtatctagtgttgatgtacaacagacgctctccttgttccactacctaaccataatctattgttccagatattaaggaatgtacgcttcatataactacacaacgttatgccaagaaggataccagattaccctgattatctttgttatattaatacatggtgttcaattggttctatatccacaatagttatcatcttaactatgctctgctaatgcacttaacatgatggtcatgaaaagcacaagagaacttggatccggtaaacaaagaccttcaagatctaaaccagtagtccaactcgtagtatatactccccagaaaaaggtagtttatatcaacctaggaatcccattttagtaagtgtaacatggagtctagcttcagttgttatctgattggtattgcatgcctggtgacttagaatatgattcttattaatgggagcacagttccctgggtatccaatccagtgctctgccttggcattgaaactaacccacagttcaaccctgtattataaaatccagtagactcatgtccttgtcgtttatataaatctattaatgcttgtcaagttccttgtatctagttagctcactgcgtacttaggatcagaccaaaagagttcactaatggtactagaaaataggagatcgcgttagttcttgggaaaacgacttccgaaccaccaatatatattggtacaaagaagttaccatatcctccgtacaaagcagcattaagaacataaagatcatagctaggccatgtatcgttattatcacattataagtagctatcgtctctgtacaaatgatccgcgatccagaaaCTGTAttaactcaaatcgaataaacaaagacattatagttcctagaatactgaagatgactccggttatgagatacagacaaccaagttcttttatgattgcagtacaccaccaccccactggactgcttaagacagctaaaagtgttggatttcaatatcacggtaatcatgtttgcttggaagctgtagtcattataactattgatttagtataagcatagaaccaatccggtagtaagatatacgatagtagctaatctaccatataagatataagtcgcttgtggaatagcactaccaataataatcaagaagatcatactgtatacccaaataattacccatccactgactacatttcgagtcataaaatgttgtcgtatcaacattcgagtattcaaagctcgaatttcagataaaagagctaagttaatgagagaggacataaatactaacaaaccaccggttttggatgggattacttttaacaccgcataatatgctaaaaagtaccattcaggtacgatatgaagcggagttacaaaccggttcactggtatggagttatctgggtgcgataattcaatcaaaccaaaagccgtttgtaagaaaattaaaccaattagataggatagacatttagcatcggtcattaacatatgaggatagaaggctactttaagtgcggaatcaatacctgcagggttactagaaccatttaaatgtaaatagaagatgtgtaatacaattagaatgcaacctacaaaaggtaatataaagtgcaatacaaagaatcgttttaatgttacatcagatacatagtatccaccgagtaaccaaggtactaaatatggtattggagaaaggagattagtaatgactgtagcaccccagaaactcatctgtccccatggtagtacataaccgaggaaagcagtggctatagtaagtagatataaaactaaaccagacatccaagcagtagttaaataactatagctggagttatacatacctcgagacatgtgtattaagatacacaagaagacgaaagaagcagttgttgcatgcaacatcctaaattcccatcctgctgctacctctctaactagatgttgaacactagcaaatgcacaagatgcttcagaagtatatcggaacgctaaagtgatacctgtaattatttggagtacaaaggtaattgcaactaagaaaccaaagttataagatgaatttagattgagagcacaccgataaaagacgaggtgtgcccggaatagactcatggaaatttggtgtgttctcgaaaccatgctagcacaatagaacttcgttaaataactacatattaaaatgagcgcatgtaaactagtcttaaacacaccgctcgtcacgtaacaaatctcaaatcgtactgtagattttatatatgtaccgtaactataaccatggtgacatccaatgttcacgctcatggattcagtgtccaggactacctggcgcttaataacgattccgtcttccagcttccaagcaaacatgattaccgtgatattgaaatccaacacttttagctgtcttaagcagtccagtgggtggtggtgtactgcaatcataaagaacttggttgtctgtatctcataaccggagtcatcttcagtattctaggaactataatgtctttgtttattcgatttgagttatacagttctggatcgcggatcatttgtacagagacgatagctacttataatgtgataataacgatacatggcctagctatgatctttatgttcttaatgcctgctttgtacggaggatatggtaacttctttgtaccaatatatattggtggttcggaagtcgttttcccaagaactaacgcgatctcctattttctagtaccattagtgaactcttttggtctgatcctaagtacgcagtgagctaactagatacaaggaacttgacaagcattaatagatttatataaacgacaaggacatgagtctactggattttataatacagggttgaactgtgggttagtttcaatgcccaaggcagagcactggattggatacccagggaactgtgctccattaataagaatcatattctaagtcaccaggcatgcaataccaatcagataacaactgaagctagactccatgttacacttactaaaatgggattcctaggttgatataaactacctttttctggggagtatatactacgagttggactactggtttagatcttgaaggtctttgtttaccggatccaagttctcttgtgcttttcatgaccatcatgttaagtgcattagcagagcatagttaagatgataactattgtggatatagaaccaattgaacaccatgtattaatataacaaagataatcagggtaatctggtatccttcttggcataacgttgtgtagttatatgaagcgtacattccttaatatctggaacaatagattatggttaggtagtggaacaaggagagcgtctgttgtacatcaacactagatactgctaataccactgtagaggtatagtatataatccctgcccggtgcagtaaaatgtaaacggcggctgtattatgacggtccaaaggtaggtaaatccttgtcgggtaattatcgtcgtgcgtgaaagttggtccgactcttcacatgtcgtttatctaaaactttcttaaatagaattatctttgaatatgaggatccagatggcccgacggttagaccctgagcacctttacatcccttaaatcatatacaggatcaaatcttccttgagcgactcgacaggcactagagatagcgtgaaagctcttttgatttccatgaacggagttacatattagattctcttcgctcccatggtatttagtaagttaacattgaaacgtatccagtgtaaagtttgaacgtaatccagctttaccttctatgttgttatgttaaccaaataagtttcatcgttgttgatatttcattgacatgttgataacataaatactaacaaaccaccggttttggatgggattacttttaacaccgcataatatgctaaaaagtaccattcaggtacgatatgaagcggagttacaaaccggttcactggtatggagttatctgggtgcgataattcaatcaaaccaaaagccgtttgtaagaaaattaaaccaattagataatatggtagatagggaacaaactgtctccagacgttcttaacccagctcacgtattacatctgacggtgaactagcgttcctaactgaatcttgttcaataacaagggagtaatgagccgacatggaggtgctgatacaatccgaggattagaactcccaatattatctgacctgttatccccggcgtaccttacgaccgttatatgatttagagatagaatgtaatgtggattaatatccacatggtttctacaaagtgtagatataaaatagtgaatggttctgtaaagatcttgcataacatacctttagatttgcttagcattatagagcttgtaggcatgtaagtaactaaagaactatagatactttgagtgaagaatacaaggatagctccaacaataacatggctaaaatgtataccagttaagatgaaaagtccattaccaaatgcattatcattaatataaagagatagtcctaagtattccgtacagactaacattaagaaggcgactaccaaagtgaatgtcatgatattcgtacagcttgtatacaaatgttggtttttcaaatatacgctggataccactatacttaatgcacttaacatgatggtcatgaaaagcacaagagaacttggatccggtaaacaaagaccttcaagatctaaaccagtagtccaactcgtagtatatactccccagaaaaggtagtttatatcaacctaggaatcccattttagtaagtgtaacatggagtctagcttcagttgttatctgattggtattgcatgcctggtgacttagaatatgattcttattaatgggagcacagttccctgggtatccaatccagtgctctgccttgggcattgaaactaacccacagttcaaccctgtattataaaatccagtagactcatgtccttgtcgtttatataaatctattaatgcttgtcaagttccttgtatctagtgttgatgtacaacagacgctctccttgttccactacctaaccataatctattgttccagatattaaggaatgtacgcttcatataactacacaacgttatgccaagaaggataccagattaccctgattatctttgttatattaatacatggtgttcaattggttctatatccacaatagttatcatcttaactatgctctgcattaagtatagtggtatccagcgtatatttgaaaaaccaacatttgtatacaagctgtacgaatatcatgacattcactttggtagtcgccttcttaatgttagtctgtacggaatacttaggactatctctttatattaatgataatgcatttggtaatggacttttcatcttaactggtatacattttagccatgttattgttggagctatccttgtattcttcactcaaagtatctatagttctttagttacttacatgcctacaagctctataatgctaagcaaatctaaaggtatgttatgcaagatctttacagaaccattcactattttatatctacactttgtagaaaccatgtggatattaatccacattacattctatctctaaatcatataacggtcgtaaggtacgccggggataacaggtcagataatattgggagttctaatcctcggattgtatcagcacctccatgtcggctcattactcccttgttattgaacaagattcagttaggaacgctagttcaccgtcagatgtaatacgtgagctgggttaagaacgtctggagacagtttgttccctatctaccatattatctaattggtttaattttcttacaaacggcttttggtttgattgaattatcgcacccagataactccataccagtgaaccggtttgtaactccgcttcatatcgtacctgaatggtactttttagcatattatgcggtgttaaaagtaatcccatccaaaaccggtggtttgttagtatttatgtcctctctcattaacttagctcttttatctgaaattcgagctttgaatactcgaatgttgatacgacaacattttatgactcgaaatgtagtcagtggatgggtaattatttgggtatacagtatgatcttcttgattattattggtagtgctattccacaagcgacttatatcttatatggtagattagctactatcgtatatcttactaccggattggttctatgcttatactaaatcaatagttataatgactacagcttccaagcaaacatgattaccgtgatattgaaatccaacacttttagctgtcttaagcagtccagtggggtggtggtgtactgcaatcataaagaacttggttgtctgtatctcataaccggagtcatcttcagtattctaggaactataatgtctttgtttattcgatttgagttatacagttctggatcgcggatcatttgtacagagacgatagctacttataatgtgataataacgatacatggcctagctatgatctttatgttcttaatgcctgctttgtacggaggatatggtaacttctttgtaccaatatatattggtggttcggaagtcgttttcccaagaactaacgcgatctcctattttctagtaccattaggttctgtgttgttaactcaaagtatttgttccgagtttggtagtggtcttggttggacaatgtatcctccactaagtactagcttgatggtgttaaatccagaggcaactgattggattatcggaggtcttgcagtactaggaattagtagtattttaagttctattaacttccttggtacttgcgtcttcatgggttctaatgctggtgctaagaactatattctatatatctgggctatcatatttactgcccttatgttagtcttcactctacctattcttactggtggattagttatgatccttcttgatctacacgtaaacactgaattttatgattctatgtattctggtgatagtgtactttatcaacatctattctggttcttcggacatccagaggtatacattctaattttacctgcttttggtgtagtctcgcagacattatctatgtatgctgctagatctgtcttcggtggacaatctatgatcttagctatgggttgtatttctattctaggttccttagtatgggcacatcatatgatgacagtcggtctagaggtagataccagagcttatttctctgctatgactattatgattgcaattcctaccggtactaagattttcaactggttaggtacctatatggctagccatacaactacaagaactgtagatctatgggctgctcttagttttatcctattgtttactctaggtggtactacaggtgtagttatgggtaacgctggtatggatattgccctacatgatacatactatattgtagctcatttccatttcgtattatctcttggtgcagtactagctactatatgtggctttatcttctatagcagagatatgttcggagatactgtaaatctattccatgtaaataccggtgcttctccatatttaagcatctggtttgtagtcttcttaggtagtatcttattaattttcatccctatgcatatacttggtttcaacgttatgccaagaaggataccagattaccctgattatctttgttatattaatacatggtgttcaattggttctatatccacaatagttatcatcttaactatgctctgctaatgcacttaacatgatggtcatgaaaagcacaagagaacttggatccggtaaacaaagaccttcaagatctaaaccagtagtccaactcgtagtatatactccccagaaaaagctgataaataatcctgtctcagagatgataactcaagtacgatgctactgattagactagcatctgagtagtagttttctctcgctgttaagatgagtgagaacaagaatccatatattacgcctagaacataaccgatgtggaataatcttaatgtagtaggatattgaaatccaacacttttagctgtcttaagcagtccagtggggtggtgtgtactgcaatcataaagaacttggttgtctgtatctcataaccgagtcatcttcagtattctaggaactataatgtctttgtttattcgatttgagttatacagttctggatcgcggatcatttgtacagagacgatagctacttataatgtgataataacgatacatggcctagctatgatctttatgttcttaatgcctgctttgtacggaggatatggtaacttctttgtaccaatatatattggtggttcggaagtcgttttcccaagaactaacgcgatctcctattttctagtaccattaggttctgtgttgttaactcaaagtatttgttccgagtttggtagtggtcttggttggacaatgtatcctccactaagtactagcttgatggtgttaaatccagaggcaactgattggattatcggaggtcttgcagtactaggaattagtagtattttaagttctattaacttcttggtacttgcgtcttcatgggttctaatgctggtgctaagaactatattctatatatctgggctatcatatttactgcccttatgttagtcttcactctacctattcttactggtggattagttatgatccttcttgatctacacgtaaacactgaattttatgattctatgtattctggtgatagtgtactttatcaacatctattctggttcttcggacatccagaggtatacattctaattttacctgcttttggtgtagtctcgcagacattatctatgtatgctgctagatctgtcttcggtggacaatctatgatcttagctatgggttgtatttctatt includes the following:
- a CDS encoding uncharacterized protein (encoded by transcript BESB_058060), with the translated sequence MTIMLSALSIVVSSVYLKNQHLYTSCTNIMTFTLVVAFLMLVCTEYLGLSLYINDNAFGNGLFILTGIHFSHVIVGAILVFFTQSIYSSLVTYMPTSSIMLSKSKGMLCKIFTEPFTILYLHFVETMWILIHITFYL
- a CDS encoding uncharacterized protein (encoded by transcript BESB_058090), yielding MSLFIRFELYSSGSRIICTETIATYNVIITIHGLAMIFMFLMPALYGGYGNFFVPIYIGGSEVVFPRTNAISYFLVPLGSVLLTQSICSEFGSGLGWTMYPPLSTSLMVLNPEATDWIIGGLAVLGISSILSSINFLVLASSWVLMLVLRTIFYISGLSYLLPLC
- a CDS encoding uncharacterized protein (encoded by transcript BESB_058050); its protein translation is MSAHYSLVIEQDSFVPYLPYYLIGLIFLQTAFGLIELSHPDNSIPVNRFVTPLHIVPEWYFLAYYAVLKVIPSKTGGLLVFMLSTCQ
- a CDS encoding uncharacterized protein (encoded by transcript BESB_058080) encodes the protein MITVILKSNTFSCLKQSSGVVVYCNHKELGCLYLITGVIFSILGTIMSLFIRFELYSSGSRIICTETIATYNVIITIHGLAMIFMFLMPALYGGYGNFFVPIYIGGSEVVFPRTNAISYFLVPLGSVLLTQSICSEFGSGLGWTMYPPLSTSLMVLNPEATDWIIGGLAVLGISSILSSINFLGTCVFMGSNAGAKNYILYIWAIIFTALMLVFTLPILTGGLVMILLDLHVNTEFYDSMYSGDSVLYQHLFWFFGHPEVYILILPAFGVVSQTLSMYAARSVFGGQSMILAMGCISILGSLVWAHHMMTVGLEVDTRAYFSAMTIMIAIPTGTKIFNWLGTYMASHTTTRTVDLWAALSFILLFTLGGTTGVVMGNAGMDIALHDTYYIVAHFHFVLSLGAVLATICGFIFYSRDMFGDTVNLFHVNTGASPYLSIWFVVFLGSILLIFIPMHILGFNVMPRRIPDYPDYLCYINTWCSIGSISTIVIILTMLC
- a CDS encoding uncharacterized protein (encoded by transcript BESB_058070) — protein: MLCIKYSGIQRIFEKPTFVYKLYEYHDIHFGSRLLNVSLWVKNVWRQFVPYLPYYLIGLIFLQTAFGLIELSHPDNSIPVNRFVTPLHIVPEWYFLAYYAVLKVIPSKTGGLLVFMSSLINLALLSEIRALNTRMLIRQHFMTRNVVSGWVIIWVYSMIFLIIIGSAIPQATYILYGRLATIVYLTTGLVLCLY
- a CDS encoding uncharacterized protein (encoded by transcript BESB_058040) translates to MSLFRAHLVFYRCALNLNSSYNFGFLVAITFVLQIITGITLAFRYTSEASCAFASVQHLVREVAAGWEFRMLHATTASFVFLCILIHMSRGMYNSSYSYLTTAWMSGLVLYLLTIATAFLGYVLPWGQMSFWGATVITNLLSPIPYLVPWLLGGYYVSDVTLKRFFVLHFILPFVGCILIVLHIFYLHLNGSSNPAGIDSALKVAFYPHMLMTDAKCLSYLIGLIFLQTAFGLIELSHPDNSIPVNRFVTPLHIVPEWYFLAYYAVLKVIPSKTGGLLVFMSSLINLALLSEIRALNTRMLIRQHFMTRNVVSGWVIIWVYSMIFLIIIGSAIPQATYILYGRLATIVYLTTGLVLCLY